The following are from one region of the Methylophilus sp. DW102 genome:
- the tuf gene encoding elongation factor Tu, whose translation MAKGKFERTKPHVNVGTIGHVDHGKTTLTAAITTVLTKKFGGEAKAYDQIDAAPEEKARGITINTAHVEYETASRHYAHVDCPGHADYVKNMITGAAQMDGAILVCSAADGPMPQTREHILLARQVGVPYIVVFLNKADMVDDAELLELVEMEVRDLLSKYDFPGDDTPIIKGSAKLALEGDQSEIGEPAIFALADALDSYIPTPERAIDGTFLMPVEDVFSISGRGTVVTGRVERGIVKVGDEIEIVGLKPTLKTTCTGVEMFRKLLDQGQAGDNVGVLLRGTKREEVERGQVLAKSGSIKPHTKFTAEIYVLGKDEGGRHTPFFNGYRPQFYFRTTDVTGAVELPAGTEMVMPGDNVSITVTLIAPIAMEDGLRFAIREGGRTVGAGVVAKIIE comes from the coding sequence ATGGCAAAAGGCAAATTTGAACGTACCAAGCCACACGTGAACGTTGGTACGATTGGTCACGTTGACCACGGTAAGACAACATTGACAGCGGCGATCACCACAGTGTTGACCAAGAAATTTGGTGGCGAAGCAAAAGCTTACGACCAAATTGACGCGGCACCAGAAGAAAAAGCACGTGGTATTACCATCAACACAGCACACGTTGAGTACGAGACTGCAAGCCGTCACTACGCACACGTTGACTGCCCAGGCCACGCCGACTACGTTAAAAACATGATTACCGGTGCTGCCCAGATGGACGGCGCGATCCTAGTATGTTCCGCTGCTGACGGCCCTATGCCACAAACACGTGAGCACATCCTGTTGGCCCGCCAGGTTGGTGTACCATACATCGTTGTATTCCTGAACAAAGCCGACATGGTTGACGACGCTGAGTTGTTGGAACTGGTTGAAATGGAAGTGCGTGACTTGCTGAGCAAGTATGACTTCCCAGGTGATGACACCCCAATCATCAAAGGTTCTGCTAAATTGGCCCTTGAAGGCGACCAATCAGAAATCGGCGAACCAGCGATCTTCGCATTGGCTGACGCATTGGACAGCTACATCCCAACGCCAGAGCGTGCCATCGACGGTACCTTCCTGATGCCAGTAGAAGACGTATTCTCTATCTCTGGTCGTGGTACTGTAGTTACCGGCCGTGTTGAGCGTGGTATCGTTAAAGTCGGCGACGAAATCGAAATCGTTGGCCTGAAGCCAACTTTGAAAACCACCTGTACTGGTGTTGAAATGTTCCGTAAACTGCTGGACCAAGGTCAAGCAGGTGACAACGTAGGCGTACTGCTGCGCGGTACCAAGCGTGAAGAAGTTGAGCGTGGTCAAGTGCTGGCTAAATCCGGTTCTATCAAACCACACACCAAGTTCACCGCTGAGATCTACGTGTTGGGTAAAGATGAAGGTGGTCGTCATACACCATTCTTCAACGGCTACCGTCCACAGTTCTACTTCCGTACCACTGACGTGACTGGTGCAGTTGAATTGCCAGCAGGTACCGAAATGGTGATGCCAGGTGATAACGTATCTATCACTGTGACATTGATCGCGCCTATCGCGATGGAAGATGGTCTGCGCTTCGCGATTCGTGAAGGTGGTCGTACCGTTGGTGCTGGCGTCGTTGCCAAAATCATCGAGTAA
- the fusA gene encoding elongation factor G: MARKTPIERYRNIGISAHIDAGKTTTTERILFYTGVNHKIGEVHDGAATMDWMEQEQERGITITSAATTCFWKGMDLSLPEHRFNIIDTPGHVDFTIEVERSMRVLDGACMVYCAVGGVQPQSETVWRQANKYKVPRLAFVNKMDRSGADFFKVVEQMKTRLRASPVPVVIPIGREDTFTGVVDLMKMKAIIWDEASQGMKFTYGEIPADLVETAKKWREQMVESAAEASEDLMNKYLENGDLEEKDIVFGLRTRTIAGEIQPMLCGSAFKNKGVQRMLDAVIQFLPSPVDIPDVTGEDDDGKPASRKADDKEGFSALAFKLMTDPFVGQLTFIRVYSGVLNKGDTVLNSVKGKKERIGRIVQMHANNREEVDEVLAGDIAACIGLKEVTTGESLCSPDKPIILERMVFPEPVIHVAVEPKTKSDQEKMGLALGRLAQEDPSFRVRSDEESGQTIISGMGELHLEILVDRMKREFNVEANVGAPQVAYREAIRKAVEVEGKFVKQSGGKGQYGHVWLKMEPNEAGKGYEFVDAIKGGTVPREFIPAVDKGLRETIPAGVLAGFPVVDVKVTLFDGSYHDVDSNENAFKMAASIGFKDGMRKADPVLLEPMMAVEVETPEEYMGDVMGDLSSRRGIIQGMDDMPGGGKAIKAEVPLSEMFGYSTVVRSLSQGRATYSMEFKHYADAPKNVADAIINKK, translated from the coding sequence GTGGCACGTAAAACCCCTATTGAACGCTACCGTAATATTGGTATTTCTGCGCACATTGACGCAGGTAAAACAACCACGACAGAACGTATTCTGTTCTACACTGGTGTGAACCATAAAATTGGTGAGGTGCACGATGGTGCAGCGACCATGGACTGGATGGAGCAAGAGCAGGAGCGTGGGATTACCATTACTTCCGCTGCGACCACCTGTTTCTGGAAAGGCATGGACCTGTCTTTGCCTGAGCATCGATTCAACATTATTGATACCCCTGGGCACGTAGACTTCACGATTGAAGTTGAGCGTTCCATGCGTGTGCTGGATGGCGCCTGCATGGTGTACTGTGCCGTGGGCGGTGTGCAACCACAATCTGAAACTGTTTGGCGTCAGGCCAACAAATACAAAGTGCCTCGCTTGGCCTTTGTGAATAAAATGGACCGTTCTGGTGCCGACTTCTTCAAAGTGGTTGAGCAGATGAAAACGCGTCTGCGCGCAAGCCCAGTGCCTGTGGTGATCCCAATTGGCCGTGAAGATACTTTCACTGGCGTCGTTGATCTCATGAAAATGAAAGCCATCATCTGGGATGAGGCTTCTCAAGGCATGAAATTTACTTACGGTGAGATTCCGGCTGATCTGGTTGAGACTGCTAAAAAATGGCGCGAGCAGATGGTTGAATCTGCGGCTGAAGCCAGCGAAGATCTGATGAACAAATACCTGGAAAACGGTGATCTGGAAGAGAAAGACATCGTGTTTGGTCTGCGTACGCGTACCATTGCGGGTGAAATTCAGCCGATGCTGTGCGGTTCTGCCTTTAAAAACAAAGGCGTGCAACGTATGCTGGATGCGGTGATTCAGTTCCTGCCATCTCCAGTAGATATTCCTGATGTGACCGGTGAAGACGATGATGGCAAACCAGCCAGCCGTAAAGCCGATGACAAAGAAGGGTTCTCTGCACTGGCATTTAAATTGATGACAGACCCGTTTGTCGGTCAGTTGACCTTTATCCGTGTTTACTCTGGTGTGTTGAACAAGGGTGATACCGTGCTCAACTCTGTGAAGGGTAAAAAAGAGCGTATTGGTCGTATCGTGCAGATGCACGCGAATAACCGTGAAGAAGTGGATGAAGTGTTGGCAGGCGACATTGCAGCCTGTATCGGTTTGAAAGAAGTGACCACAGGTGAATCTCTGTGCTCTCCAGACAAGCCTATCATCCTTGAGCGCATGGTATTCCCTGAGCCAGTGATTCACGTGGCTGTTGAGCCAAAAACCAAGAGCGATCAGGAAAAAATGGGCTTGGCCTTGGGTCGTTTGGCACAAGAAGACCCTTCTTTCCGCGTGCGTTCTGACGAAGAATCTGGCCAGACCATTATTTCCGGTATGGGTGAATTGCATCTGGAGATTCTGGTTGACCGTATGAAGCGTGAATTCAACGTTGAAGCCAACGTAGGTGCGCCACAAGTGGCTTACCGTGAAGCGATCCGTAAAGCGGTTGAGGTTGAAGGTAAATTCGTTAAACAGTCCGGTGGTAAAGGTCAGTACGGTCACGTATGGCTCAAAATGGAGCCAAATGAGGCTGGTAAAGGTTACGAGTTCGTGGATGCCATTAAAGGCGGTACTGTGCCACGTGAATTTATCCCTGCAGTAGATAAAGGGTTGCGTGAAACGATTCCAGCAGGTGTTCTGGCAGGCTTCCCAGTGGTCGACGTAAAAGTGACCCTGTTTGATGGTTCCTACCATGACGTTGACTCGAACGAAAACGCGTTCAAGATGGCTGCTTCTATCGGTTTCAAAGATGGTATGCGTAAAGCAGATCCAGTCTTGCTGGAGCCAATGATGGCGGTTGAAGTTGAAACGCCTGAAGAGTACATGGGTGATGTGATGGGTGACTTGTCATCTCGTCGTGGCATCATTCAGGGCATGGATGATATGCCTGGTGGCGGTAAAGCGATTAAAGCTGAAGTGCCGCTGTCAGAGATGTTTGGTTACTCCACTGTCGTGCGTTCCTTGTCACAAGGTCGTGCAACCTACAGCATGGAATTCAAACACTACGCAGATGCGCCGAAAAACGTTGCTGATGCAATCATCAACAAAAAATAA
- the rpsG gene encoding 30S ribosomal protein S7 yields MPRRREVPKRNILPDPKFGSQEVSKFVNVLMTGGKKSVAERIVYGAFDQVASKSGKDPLELFTTALNNLRPIVEVKSRRVGGANYQVPVEVRPSRRSALAMRWLRDAARKRGEKSMGLRLAAELLEASEGRGAAMKKREEVHRMAEANKAFSHFRF; encoded by the coding sequence ATGCCTAGACGTAGAGAAGTCCCCAAACGTAATATCTTGCCGGATCCAAAATTTGGTAGCCAGGAAGTATCCAAATTCGTAAACGTACTGATGACAGGTGGTAAGAAATCTGTTGCTGAACGTATTGTTTACGGTGCATTTGATCAAGTAGCCAGCAAGAGTGGCAAAGATCCGCTGGAATTATTCACCACAGCGTTGAACAATCTGCGCCCTATCGTTGAAGTGAAAAGCCGTCGCGTCGGTGGTGCTAACTATCAGGTGCCTGTTGAAGTGCGTCCTAGCCGCCGTAGCGCCTTGGCGATGCGTTGGTTGCGTGATGCAGCGCGCAAGCGTGGCGAAAAGTCCATGGGCTTGCGTCTGGCTGCTGAGTTGCTTGAAGCCTCAGAAGGCCGCGGCGCCGCAATGAAGAAGCGTGAAGAAGTTCATCGTATGGCAGAAGCCAACAAGGCTTTCTCACACTTCCGTTTTTAA
- the rpsL gene encoding 30S ribosomal protein S12, whose translation MPTINQLVRKPRVKVVTKSKVPALESCPQKRGVCTRVYTTTPKKPNSALRKVAKVRLTNGYEVISYIGGEGHNLQEHSVVLIRGGRVKDLPGVRYHMVRGSLDTAGVKDRKQSRSKYGAKRPKEAKA comes from the coding sequence ATGCCAACCATTAATCAGTTAGTACGTAAACCACGCGTTAAAGTGGTAACCAAGAGCAAGGTTCCAGCCCTGGAATCCTGCCCACAAAAGCGTGGTGTATGTACCCGTGTGTACACCACTACTCCTAAAAAGCCAAACTCCGCCTTGCGTAAGGTTGCCAAAGTGCGCCTGACTAACGGTTACGAAGTCATTAGCTACATCGGCGGTGAGGGCCATAACCTGCAAGAGCACTCTGTGGTGCTGATTCGCGGTGGTCGTGTAAAAGACTTGCCAGGTGTGCGTTACCACATGGTGCGCGGTAGCTTGGATACGGCTGGTGTGAAAGATCGTAAACAGTCACGTTCCAAATACGGTGCTAAACGTCCTAAAGAAGCTAAAGCTTAA
- the rpoC gene encoding DNA-directed RNA polymerase subunit beta' — translation MKALLDLFKQVTQEEEFDAIKIALASPEKIRSWSYGEVKKPETINYRTFKPERDGLFCSKIFGPIKDYECLCGKYKRLKHRGVICEKCGVEVTLSKVRRERMGHIELASPVAHIWFLKSLPSRLGMVLDIALRDIERVLYFEAFIVIDPGMTPLTRGQLLTEDDYLAKVEEYGDEFNAVMGAEAVRELLRTMDIEREIETLRSELSATSSEAKIKKIAKRLKVLEAFQKSGIKPEWMILEILPVLPPELRPLVPLDGGRFATSDLNDLYRRVINRNNRLKRLLELKAPEIIVRNEKRMLQEAVDSLLDNGRRGKVMTGANKRPLKSLADMIKGKGGRFRQNLLGKRVDYSGRSVIVVGPQLKLHQCGLPKKMALELFKPFIFHKLEVLGLATTIKAAKKKVEEEGPEVWDILEDVIREHPVLLNRAPTLHRLGIQAFEPVLIEGKAIQLHPLVCSAFNADFDGDQMAVHVPLSLEAQMEARTLMLASNNVLSPANGEPIIVPSQDIVLGLYYMTREKVAARGEGMIFSDIKEVQRVYDQGLIDLHAKITVRIREFEMDVTGHKTEKFNRYNTTVGRALLSEILPPGMPYSYIDKALKKKEISRLINASFRKVGIRETVIFADKLMYTGYSYATKAGISISINDMLVPPEKEQLIAAADAEVKEIEDQYVSGLVTQGERYNKVVDIWGRAGDKVAEAMMKQLREEDVKDADGNVVTKDGKAVRQESFNAIYMMADSGARGSAAQVRQLAGMRGLMAKPDGSIIETPIKANFRDGLNVLQYFISTHGARKGLADTALKTANSGYLTRRLVDVTQDLVVTETDCGTTEGLVTKALVKGGEVVEPLHDRILGRTSALDILHPETQEVVFAAGTLLGEDEVEKIDALGIDEVKVRTALTCDTRYGICAKCYGRDLGRGKLISIGESVGVIAAQSIGEPGTQLTMRTFHIGGAVSRAASVSQVESKSNGTAGFTSTMRYVTNSRGEQIVISRNGEVVISDDNGRERERHKVPYGATLTINDGKTVKAGQALATWDPHTRPIITEYAGRVKFENVEEGVTVAKQVDEVTGLSSLVVIDPKQRAGSTKGLRPQVKLLDANGVEVKIAGTETPVNVTFQLGCIITVKDGQEVGVGEVLARIPQESSKTRDITGGLPRVAELFEARSPKDAGMLAEVTGTVSFGKDTKGKQRLVITDLDGITSEFLIAKDKHVTAHDGQVVTKGETIVDGPADPQDILRLQGREALARYIIDEVQDVYRLQGVKINDKHIEVIVRQMLRRVKVQDAGDTSFIPGEQVERADLLTENERVIAENKRPATFEYVLLGITKASLSTDSFISAASFQETTRVLTEAAILGKRDDLRGLKENVIVGRLIPAGTGLAYHESRKRAAIASLTPNVAEPSEAMLAAEAMFAPEEVVEETATDDNATE, via the coding sequence ATGAAAGCGTTATTAGATTTATTTAAACAGGTTACGCAAGAAGAAGAGTTCGACGCGATCAAGATCGCGCTGGCTTCACCTGAAAAAATCCGTTCATGGTCCTATGGCGAAGTGAAAAAGCCAGAAACCATCAACTACCGTACCTTCAAACCTGAGCGGGACGGTTTGTTCTGCTCCAAAATCTTTGGCCCGATCAAAGATTACGAGTGCTTGTGCGGTAAATACAAGCGTTTGAAACACCGCGGTGTGATTTGTGAAAAATGTGGCGTTGAAGTCACACTGAGCAAAGTGCGTCGTGAGCGCATGGGTCATATCGAGCTGGCCTCACCTGTCGCCCACATCTGGTTCCTGAAATCCTTGCCTAGCCGCTTGGGCATGGTGCTGGATATCGCCTTGCGCGACATCGAACGTGTGTTGTACTTTGAAGCATTCATCGTGATTGATCCAGGCATGACGCCGCTGACCCGTGGCCAGTTGCTGACTGAAGATGACTACCTGGCCAAGGTGGAAGAATACGGTGACGAATTCAACGCCGTTATGGGTGCTGAAGCTGTGCGTGAATTGTTGCGCACCATGGACATTGAGCGCGAGATTGAAACATTGCGTAGCGAACTGTCCGCGACCAGCTCTGAAGCCAAAATCAAGAAGATCGCCAAGCGTCTGAAAGTCCTGGAAGCGTTCCAGAAATCTGGCATCAAGCCAGAGTGGATGATCCTGGAAATCTTGCCAGTGTTGCCACCAGAGCTGCGTCCATTGGTGCCACTGGATGGTGGCCGCTTTGCGACCTCGGATCTGAACGACCTGTATCGCCGTGTGATCAACCGTAACAACCGCTTGAAGCGTTTGCTGGAGCTGAAAGCGCCTGAAATCATCGTCCGTAACGAAAAACGTATGTTGCAAGAGGCTGTTGACTCTCTGCTGGATAACGGTCGTCGCGGTAAAGTGATGACCGGCGCCAACAAGCGTCCGCTCAAATCACTGGCTGACATGATCAAAGGTAAAGGCGGTCGTTTCCGTCAAAACCTGTTGGGTAAACGTGTGGACTACTCCGGCCGTTCCGTGATCGTGGTCGGTCCGCAGTTGAAACTGCATCAGTGCGGTTTGCCTAAGAAAATGGCGCTGGAATTGTTCAAGCCTTTCATTTTCCACAAGCTGGAAGTGTTAGGCTTGGCAACCACCATCAAGGCTGCCAAGAAGAAAGTGGAAGAAGAAGGACCAGAAGTTTGGGATATCCTGGAAGACGTGATCCGCGAGCATCCGGTGTTGTTGAACCGTGCGCCTACGCTGCACCGTTTGGGTATCCAGGCATTTGAGCCCGTGCTGATCGAAGGTAAAGCGATCCAGTTGCACCCATTGGTGTGTTCAGCCTTTAACGCTGACTTTGACGGTGACCAAATGGCGGTACACGTTCCATTGAGCCTGGAAGCACAGATGGAAGCCCGCACCTTGATGTTGGCTTCCAACAACGTACTGTCTCCAGCCAACGGCGAGCCTATCATTGTGCCTTCGCAGGATATCGTGTTGGGTCTGTATTACATGACTCGCGAAAAAGTGGCTGCACGTGGCGAAGGTATGATCTTCAGTGACATCAAGGAAGTACAACGTGTGTACGACCAGGGGCTGATCGATTTGCACGCCAAGATTACGGTGCGTATCCGTGAGTTCGAGATGGATGTGACCGGTCACAAAACCGAGAAATTCAATCGGTATAACACCACCGTTGGCCGTGCTTTGCTGTCTGAAATTCTGCCACCAGGCATGCCATACAGCTACATTGACAAGGCACTGAAGAAAAAAGAAATTTCACGCCTGATCAATGCCAGCTTCCGTAAGGTAGGCATCCGTGAAACCGTGATCTTCGCGGATAAACTGATGTACACCGGTTACTCATACGCAACCAAAGCCGGTATCTCTATCAGCATCAATGACATGTTGGTGCCACCAGAGAAAGAGCAATTGATTGCGGCTGCCGATGCTGAAGTGAAAGAGATCGAAGACCAGTATGTATCCGGTCTGGTGACACAGGGTGAGCGTTACAACAAGGTGGTCGACATCTGGGGTCGTGCTGGTGACAAAGTGGCTGAGGCCATGATGAAGCAGTTGCGCGAAGAAGATGTCAAGGACGCTGACGGCAACGTGGTCACCAAAGACGGTAAAGCTGTTCGTCAGGAATCCTTTAACGCGATTTACATGATGGCCGACTCCGGTGCGCGGGGTTCCGCAGCGCAGGTGCGTCAGCTGGCTGGTATGCGTGGCCTGATGGCGAAACCAGATGGTTCCATTATTGAAACGCCGATCAAGGCGAACTTCCGTGATGGCTTGAACGTGTTGCAATACTTTATTTCAACCCACGGTGCGCGTAAGGGTCTGGCCGATACGGCGCTGAAAACAGCGAACTCCGGTTACCTGACACGCCGTCTGGTAGACGTGACACAAGACTTGGTTGTGACCGAGACCGATTGTGGCACCACCGAAGGCTTGGTCACCAAGGCGCTGGTTAAAGGCGGTGAAGTGGTTGAGCCCTTGCATGACCGTATCCTGGGTCGTACCTCTGCTCTGGATATCTTGCATCCTGAAACACAGGAAGTGGTATTCGCAGCCGGTACTTTGCTGGGTGAAGACGAAGTCGAGAAAATTGATGCGTTGGGCATTGATGAAGTCAAAGTGCGTACTGCCCTGACTTGCGACACACGTTACGGGATTTGTGCCAAGTGTTATGGTCGTGACTTGGGTCGTGGCAAGCTGATCAGTATCGGCGAGTCTGTCGGCGTGATTGCGGCACAGTCCATCGGTGAGCCTGGTACACAGTTGACCATGCGTACATTCCACATTGGTGGTGCGGTATCCCGTGCAGCTTCTGTGTCACAAGTAGAGAGCAAGTCTAACGGTACTGCTGGCTTCACATCGACCATGCGTTACGTGACCAACTCACGTGGTGAGCAAATCGTGATTTCCCGTAACGGTGAGGTTGTGATTTCTGACGACAATGGCCGTGAGCGTGAGCGTCATAAAGTGCCTTACGGTGCGACACTGACCATCAATGATGGTAAGACGGTTAAAGCGGGTCAGGCCTTGGCGACTTGGGATCCACATACTCGTCCGATTATTACCGAGTATGCGGGTCGCGTGAAGTTCGAGAACGTTGAAGAAGGCGTCACGGTTGCCAAGCAGGTGGATGAAGTCACTGGCTTGTCCTCACTGGTGGTGATTGATCCTAAACAAAGAGCGGGCTCGACTAAAGGCTTGCGTCCACAGGTGAAATTGCTGGATGCAAATGGTGTGGAAGTGAAAATTGCCGGTACTGAAACGCCGGTAAACGTCACCTTCCAGCTGGGTTGTATCATTACCGTGAAAGATGGTCAGGAAGTTGGTGTGGGTGAAGTGCTGGCACGTATCCCGCAAGAATCCTCCAAAACACGGGATATTACCGGGGGTCTGCCACGTGTGGCTGAGCTGTTCGAAGCACGTTCACCCAAAGATGCCGGCATGCTGGCAGAAGTGACCGGTACTGTGTCATTTGGTAAGGACACCAAGGGTAAGCAGCGTCTGGTCATTACTGACCTGGACGGTATTACCAGCGAGTTCCTGATTGCCAAGGACAAGCACGTGACCGCGCACGATGGTCAAGTGGTCACCAAGGGTGAAACGATTGTCGACGGCCCGGCAGATCCGCAAGACATCTTGCGTCTGCAAGGTCGTGAGGCACTGGCACGTTATATCATTGACGAAGTGCAAGACGTGTATCGTTTGCAGGGCGTGAAGATTAACGACAAGCACATTGAAGTCATTGTGCGTCAGATGTTGCGCCGTGTGAAAGTGCAAGATGCCGGTGATACCAGCTTCATCCCGGGTGAGCAGGTAGAACGTGCAGACTTGTTGACTGAAAACGAACGCGTCATTGCCGAAAACAAACGTCCGGCAACATTCGAGTACGTATTGCTGGGGATTACCAAGGCATCGCTGTCTACGGACTCCTTCATCTCTGCCGCATCCTTCCAGGAAACGACAAGAGTGTTGACCGAGGCTGCGATCTTGGGCAAACGCGACGATCTGCGTGGCTTGAAAGAAAACGTGATTGTCGGCCGTCTGATTCCAGCCGGTACCGGTTTGGCGTATCACGAGTCTCGCAAGCGTGCAGCAATTGCGTCGTTGACGCCAAATGTCGCTGAGCCTTCAGAAGCGATGTTGGCCGCTGAAGCGATGTTTGCACCAGAAGAAGTGGTTGAAGAAACCGCAACGGACGACAACGCGACCGAGTAA